The Drosophila mauritiana strain mau12 chromosome 2R, ASM438214v1, whole genome shotgun sequence genome has a segment encoding these proteins:
- the LOC117138022 gene encoding uncharacterized protein LOC117138022 codes for MYNAGYEVDVIDPYYQPPVEVVNVIGPPPPVEVIMPSPVYNQPVVVVEQPSYNQPGPPQGPSDAECCMLLGACCVMEECGLCVIM; via the coding sequence ATGTACAACGCAGGCTACGAGGTGGACGTGATCGATCCCTATTATCAGCCGCCCGTGGAGGTGGTGAATGTGATTGGACCCCCGCCCCCTGTGGAAGTGATAATGCCCTCGCCCGTTTACAACCAGCCGGTGGTTGTGGTGGAGCAACCCAGCTACAATCAACCAGGACCCCCCCAAGGACCCAGTGACGCCGAGTGCTGCATGCTGCTAGGAGCCTGTTGTGTCATGGAGGAGTGTGGCCTGTGTGTCATCATGTAG